The Thermomicrobiales bacterium nucleotide sequence GGATGAGCAGTGCGTGGCGCTGCTGGAGGAAGCCGACCAACCGATCAATCAGTTGCTCGCCCAGCACTTCGCGAACACCGCAGATCTCGGCGACCGCCCGCGCGACATCGGCCGGGTCATCAATCGGAGCCAGCCTGACGAACCAGACACCATCGGGGAACGTCGGGCCGACCTCGGACGCCAGTTGGAGCGCCAGGCGGGTCTTTCCCATCCCGGCCAATCCCGTCAGCGTCGTCAGTCGGCTGGACGTTGGGCGGCTGATCCGGGTTCGCAGGCTGGCCAGATCGTCTGCGCGGCCGATCAGCGGTGATGGTGGGACGGGCGGGTGCGCGCCACTCGCTGGCGCAGGTGCTGGTTGCGGCGGTGTGGCCTCGGCGCTGGGCGGACGTGTGGCGGTATTCAGGAACTGATCGCGATCGACATCGTCAAGCTCCAGTCCATCGGCAAGCTGGCGGGCGGTATATGGGTAGGGACGTCCGCGCACGCCGCGCTCCAGCGCGCTGATCGCCGAGACGGTCAAGCCCGAGCGTTCGGCTAGCTCGGGCTGGCTCAGGCCAAGTCGACGGCGAAAGAACCGGAGGAGTTCGCCAAACGTGGCCCCGGGCGCTGCTCGATCGTGCATCTGGCGCCCGTCTCCTATCCAAAGTGTGCGGCAAGTGTGCGGGTTCCGTGCGGGTTCCGTCCGTTCCGCTCGTCTGGGAAGCGTCAGATACTTGCGGTATCGACCGGGCAAGCGGTTTCGCACGCGATGCCCAGATGATAGCGCAATGTTTCACCGCTGCGTCATGCACCGGGCGTCTTCTTGCGCCCTTGTCATCTCTGTTGCTCCGGTTGGCGTGTATTCGTGGTTTGAATCTGTCCGTGGAAAGGAAACGGTATGTCACGAAGAGTCCTTCGGATCGTCCTGACGCTGGGGATGATGCTGGCCACATTCAGCTGGGCCGCACTTCCGGCGGCTGCGGCGTCCACGATCCCGGTCTGTCCGACCGATCAGGCCGCGCTGGAAGCGGCTATTGCCAGTGCCGGGAGTGGCGGCACGGTGCTATTCACCTGCGATACGGCACTCACACTGACCAGCACAATCGCACTGGCCGATGTGACGCTCGATGGCAACGGCTTTGACGTCACGCTCGACGGCAACGACGCCGTGCGCATCTTCACTGTATCCGGCACCGTCTCACTGGCTGGCCTGAAGCTGGTCAATGGCGACTCTGGGCAGAACCAGTATGGTGGCGCGATCAATGCAGCTTCCGGAAGTGTCCTGACGGTGACGGGCAGTGTGTTCGATGGGAATAGAGCTGATCGGGACGGCGGTGCAGTTTACGCTTCCAACGCCACGCTCACAATCACTGGCAGCACACTGAGCGGCAACACGGGCTCTTGGGGTGGTGCGATTGCAGCTGCTAATACCGCAATCACAATCACGGGCAGCACACTGAGTGGCAACACAGCGATCGATACGGGCGGTGCAATCAACTTTGATGGTGGGAGCATCACCATCGCGAATAGCACGCTGACGGGCAACACCGCAGACGTTGGCGGAGCGATCAGAGTCAATGGCGACGTGACGCTGCTCAATAGCACGTTCTACGGAAACCAGGCGACGTGGGGTTACGGCGACGGCTACAAGTACGGTAACAGCCTGTACTTCCCCAGTGGCTCCACATTCACCATGACGAACACCATCATGGTCAGCTCCACAAAAGGTGAGTGCGCCACCGATGGCGGAATCAACCCGGTTGACAACGGCGGCAATCTTCTGACCGACGACTCCTGTGCATCAAATGACTATCACTACGACCCGATCGGCACTGTCGTCACCCTTGCCGACCTCGACCTCGGCGCGCTGGCTGACAACGGCGGCCCGACGCAGACCATCGCGCTCGGCGAGAACTCGGTCGCCATCGGTGCTGGCGTCCTGGCGGCCTGTGCCGCAGCCCCGGTCAACGGCCTCGACCAGCGCGGCTACACTCGCCCGACGACGACCTGCGATAGCGGCGCGTTCGACAGCGGTGCAGCCGCTCCGGACAGCACCGCGCCGGTCATCACGCCGACGGTGAACGGCACGCTCGGCGCGAACGACTGGTACACCAGCGACGTCGCTGTCTCGTGGAGCGTCGTCGATGACGAGTCGGCCATCAGCGCCTCGACTGGCTGCGAAGCGACGACGGTTACCACAGACACCACCGGCACGACCTTCACCTGCGAGGCGACCAGCGCTGGCGGCACCAGCACAGTCCGCCAGATCACGTTACGCCACCGCACCAGCAGTCAGCGTCACCGGCATCGCCGATGGAGCGGTCTACACGCTCGGCGATACGATCCCGACGGTTGGTTGCACGACGGATGACGCCACCTCTGGTGTCGCGACACAGGCCACCGTCAGTACGACAGGCGGACCGGTCGGCGAGATGACCGTCACCTGCTCCGGTGCAACGGACAACGCGGGCAATACCGCATCAGCCTCGATCACGTACGCGGTGCACTACGACTGGGAGGGCTTCAGCGGACTGGTCAAGAACCAGCCGAAGGCGACCACCTGGATCGCCCTGCTGCCGGTCCCGGTCATGTTCACCATCGACGGCAACCAGGGACGCGACGCCATCACCAGCATCACCTCCCGGAGTTGCAGCAACGCACCGGGTGTTGGTGAGGTCAGCGCCGGGTCACTGTTCAACATCGGTGTGGTCAGCCTGGGACGCACTGACCAGTACCTGTTCATCTGGACGACGCCACGCTCGTGGGCACGTACGTGCCGCGTGCTGACCGTCACGCTGGCCGACGGCACAAGCCACGAAGCGACGTTCAACTTCCGTTAGATAACCATCGCCCTCTACGCACCCACTGGCCGGCGTCGATCGACACCGGCCAGTGGCCTTAGATTGATCGGTGTCCAAAGTGTGCGGCAAGCGTGCGGGTTCTGTGCGGGTTCCGTCCGTTCCCGCGCAGGCTGAATCACGACAGACTTCTGTCATTGACCGGAGCGTTCGTTGAATCGCCGCTGCCCGTGTGGGAGGTGCTGCGTGTTGCGCGGCCCGACTGGCGGCCGAACGTCAGGTGGTGTGGTGCGTGGTGTTGGAGAGCAGCGTGGAACGACAGGGTGCAGGCATGATCAAACGGCTTGGACGCACCATCCTCGTGCTGGGGATGGTGCTGACGACATTCAGCTGGTTAGTACCGTCGGCATCGGCGGACGGAGCAACCGTGCCGGTCTGTCCGGCAGACGAGATGGCGGTGCGGGCCGCTCTGATCGCAGCACGTTATGGCGGCACGGTGTTGTTTACATGCGATGCGCATATCACGTTGGCCGACAAGCTCTTGCTGGGCGATGTGACTATCGATGGCAACGGCTTCGACGTGACGATCGACGGCAACAACGCCGTAGGTGTCTTCTCCGTCTTCGGCACGGTGTCGCTGATCGGTCTGCACATCGTCAATGGCTTTGGCAGTACCGCTGGCGCGATCTACGCGGATAAGAACAGTACGCTAAGGATCGCTAACAGCACGTTGAGTGGTAATCATGTATTGTCGCATGGTGGAGCTATCTTTGCTTCAGGTGGCTCCATAACCATCGTTGACAGCACCATAAGCGATAACG carries:
- a CDS encoding PxKF domain-containing protein, translated to MTVTCSGATDNAGNTASASITYAVHYDWEGFSGLVKNQPKATTWIALLPVPVMFTIDGNQGRDAITSITSRSCSNAPGVGEVSAGSLFNIGVVSLGRTDQYLFIWTTPRSWARTCRVLTVTLADGTSHEATFNFR